One window from the genome of Cyclobacterium amurskyense encodes:
- a CDS encoding tetratricopeptide repeat protein, whose amino-acid sequence MHKNIWSSIIALFLLVSCQPTSEELFEAGIGALEKQDFDTAIEHLNRLVENDTTHAPAWNARGVIFFQTGKWDDAIASFSRSIELDENNYKPFFNRGNVYMEKEEYKNALIDYNRANGLDFNQVDIYYNRGLALLGLEMYDDALIDFDKALHADPQQPQVLFNKAKALLGNNDPLNAIATLEELTKIDTRNGAAFYLLGVTEMSALGKKEEGCEHLQTALTLGYTQAKDWLDEFCKE is encoded by the coding sequence ATGCATAAAAATATATGGAGTAGCATCATAGCCCTATTTCTTCTTGTTTCCTGTCAACCAACTTCTGAGGAATTATTCGAAGCTGGCATTGGAGCCTTGGAAAAACAGGATTTTGATACCGCAATTGAGCACCTAAATAGATTGGTGGAAAACGATACGACACATGCTCCTGCATGGAATGCCAGAGGTGTGATCTTCTTCCAAACGGGTAAATGGGACGATGCAATAGCATCCTTTTCCCGCTCGATTGAATTGGATGAAAATAATTACAAGCCCTTTTTTAATAGAGGGAATGTATACATGGAAAAAGAGGAGTATAAAAATGCTTTGATTGATTATAACAGGGCCAACGGGCTTGATTTTAATCAGGTGGATATTTATTACAATCGTGGATTGGCCCTTTTGGGCCTAGAGATGTACGATGATGCCCTGATAGACTTCGACAAAGCCTTGCATGCTGATCCTCAGCAACCACAGGTATTGTTCAATAAAGCCAAAGCACTTCTGGGGAATAACGATCCTCTGAATGCCATTGCTACACTTGAAGAGTTGACGAAGATTGATACGAGAAATGGAGCTGCATTTTACCTATTGGGAGTGACTGAGATGAGCGCTTTGGGTAAAAAAGAGGAAGGTTGTGAGCACTTGCAGACAGCCCTTACCCTAGGTTATACTCAGGCTAAAGATTGGTTAGACGAATTCTGTAAAGAATAA
- a CDS encoding NUDIX hydrolase yields MDRENLKCLIENYRTPFEEEKAMVPAFLDLLNDPDAFKRERKKGHFTASAWIVNKRRTHTLLTLHRKLQRWLQLGGHADGDENLVEVALKEAKEESGLQSIQLVDKSIFDLDRHVIPENNKEERHFHYDVRFLIEAEMDEPLVISPESKDLAWIGFDMTAELVGFNDSILRMLEKTSKSEILL; encoded by the coding sequence ATGGACAGAGAAAATCTAAAGTGCTTGATTGAAAATTACAGGACACCATTTGAGGAGGAAAAAGCCATGGTGCCTGCTTTTCTGGATCTTTTAAACGACCCAGACGCATTTAAAAGAGAAAGAAAAAAGGGGCATTTTACTGCCTCTGCCTGGATAGTCAATAAAAGGCGTACCCATACCTTGTTAACACTACATAGGAAACTTCAACGATGGCTTCAATTGGGAGGGCATGCAGATGGAGATGAGAACCTGGTGGAGGTGGCACTCAAAGAAGCAAAAGAGGAAAGTGGCTTACAATCTATTCAATTGGTAGACAAGTCAATTTTTGATCTTGATCGACATGTGATTCCTGAAAACAATAAAGAGGAAAGACATTTTCATTATGATGTTAGATTTCTTATTGAGGCTGAAATGGATGAACCACTGGTGATTAGTCCAGAAAGTAAAGACCTCGCTTGGATAGGTTTTGACATGACGGCCGAATTGGTTGGATTTAACGACTCGATATTGAGAATGCTAGAAAAAACCAGTAAATCTGAAATCCTGCTATAG
- a CDS encoding RecQ family ATP-dependent DNA helicase has protein sequence MDKVDTSALAILKKYFGYQDFRPLQGEIVAAIAERKDALVLLPTGGGKSICFQVPALMQEGLCLVISPLIALMKDQVDQLKSRGIKAMAIHSGLHKREIDTLLDNCIYGDYKFLYVSPERLKTELFIERFKKMNVNLIAVDEAHCISQWGYDFRPSYLEIVDIRALVPKVPMVALTASATLKVREDIIDKLALKEPSIFVKSFKRDNLSYSVRWAENKLEKAVEILQKVPGTAIIYTRSRKGTKETAQHLQQLGISATYYHAGLNQGIRNERQINWIKGEVRVMVATNAFGMGIDKANVRLVIHLDFPENLENYYQEAGRAGRDGIKAFAVLLVREMDCISLAEMAEIAYPPEDLLKRVYQCLANYYRLAVGSAQMTSFDFDFLDFTRAYNLDVPLTYNAIKVLQEEAFLLFSESVFLPSTLHFLVSQSKLYEAQIAYAKLDPLIKLLLRLYGGELFVNYIRIKESKIAQLLNTTEKEVVGMLKKMDELGLVDFSGKKDQPQITFITPRLDAGSLPLNKKRIGERRAQAIEKAQKIIEYAKNNKICRTLQIVNYFGEKGDFSCGICDNCVQNKKETNKAIVRKKLIDKILKTLAAGEAFSLKELFSEIGENLDEFSVGLIRELEDEGLISTEKNGKIKKK, from the coding sequence ATGGATAAGGTAGATACTTCAGCATTAGCCATCCTGAAAAAATATTTTGGGTACCAGGATTTCCGACCGCTTCAGGGGGAGATAGTTGCTGCCATAGCAGAAAGGAAAGATGCCTTGGTGTTGTTGCCTACAGGTGGAGGAAAATCAATTTGTTTTCAAGTACCTGCATTGATGCAAGAAGGATTGTGTCTCGTGATAAGTCCCCTAATTGCCCTAATGAAAGATCAAGTAGATCAATTGAAGAGTAGGGGGATTAAAGCCATGGCCATCCATTCAGGTTTGCATAAGAGAGAAATTGACACCCTTTTAGACAATTGCATATACGGTGACTATAAGTTTCTATACGTGTCTCCGGAAAGGCTTAAAACGGAGCTTTTCATAGAGCGATTTAAAAAAATGAATGTAAACCTCATCGCAGTGGATGAAGCCCACTGCATCTCTCAATGGGGTTATGATTTTAGACCTTCCTATCTGGAAATAGTTGACATTAGGGCTTTAGTTCCAAAAGTACCGATGGTCGCGCTTACAGCATCGGCTACCCTTAAGGTAAGGGAGGACATCATTGACAAATTAGCGCTTAAAGAGCCATCTATTTTTGTCAAATCTTTCAAGAGAGATAATTTGTCTTACTCCGTTCGTTGGGCGGAAAATAAATTGGAGAAAGCAGTAGAAATTCTTCAAAAGGTGCCCGGCACTGCCATTATCTATACAAGAAGCAGGAAAGGGACCAAGGAAACTGCTCAGCACCTACAGCAGCTTGGGATTTCTGCAACCTATTACCATGCTGGTTTGAATCAGGGGATTAGAAATGAAAGGCAAATCAACTGGATCAAGGGAGAAGTACGCGTCATGGTGGCCACCAATGCCTTTGGTATGGGGATAGATAAGGCGAATGTACGTCTGGTTATTCATTTGGATTTCCCTGAGAACCTGGAAAACTATTACCAAGAAGCAGGAAGGGCAGGAAGAGATGGGATAAAGGCATTTGCTGTTCTTTTGGTTCGGGAAATGGACTGCATCTCTTTGGCCGAAATGGCAGAAATAGCATACCCTCCTGAGGATTTGCTAAAAAGAGTGTACCAATGCCTGGCAAATTATTACAGGTTGGCAGTAGGTAGTGCTCAAATGACAAGTTTTGACTTTGATTTTCTGGATTTTACCCGAGCCTATAATTTGGATGTTCCTCTTACATACAATGCCATAAAAGTTCTTCAAGAAGAAGCCTTTTTGCTTTTTTCAGAAAGTGTGTTCCTTCCCTCAACCTTGCATTTTCTGGTCTCCCAAAGCAAGTTGTATGAGGCGCAGATTGCTTATGCAAAGTTGGACCCTTTGATAAAGCTTTTGTTGAGGTTATATGGTGGAGAGTTGTTTGTGAATTATATCCGAATTAAAGAAAGCAAAATAGCCCAATTGTTGAATACTACCGAGAAAGAGGTGGTTGGGATGTTGAAAAAAATGGATGAGCTTGGTTTGGTGGATTTTTCCGGAAAAAAAGATCAGCCTCAAATAACCTTTATTACACCAAGGCTTGACGCGGGATCTTTGCCTTTAAATAAAAAGCGAATAGGGGAAAGAAGAGCTCAGGCCATAGAGAAAGCCCAGAAAATCATAGAATATGCTAAAAACAATAAAATTTGTCGTACGCTACAGATTGTAAACTATTTTGGAGAGAAAGGTGATTTTTCCTGTGGTATTTGTGACAATTGCGTTCAAAATAAAAAAGAAACTAATAAGGCAATTGTCAGAAAAAAATTGATTGATAAAATACTTAAAACTTTAGCAGCAGGAGAGGCGTTTTCACTAAAGGAATTGTTTTCTGAGATCGGAGAAAATTTAGATGAATTTTCTGTAGGTTTGATTAGAGAATTGGAGGATGAGGGGTTGATTTCCACCGAAAAAAATGGTAAAATCAAAAAGAAATGA
- a CDS encoding ComEC/Rec2 family competence protein, which yields MKFNEFPFIRYTVFFICGVLLYPQTREFIGPYLLPGLSLFFGAYLVLTFAYKPERKLYFQISLPVLAYLCLTFLGMFVASTKDVDLMQEHLIHFPEVKNYIAEVQEADQVKPNSFGNMLVVYAVETSDGWHPASGKIQIYHQSPEPLLPETTLLVSGHPQIITAPSNPSMFDYSAYMARKDVYFSQFIGTSFKVLSVPEKASWSSRIIAWRLYLGDKIVSYIKDPYAVQIATALLIGQKQDLDDNLREAYATAGAMHILAVSGLHVGIIYGFFFLMFKPGKKKGLKRALYLAVIVMIIWFYAILTGLSPSVLRSATMFTFICLAQMNSRNPSIFNPLALSALVLLVYDPFLIYAVGFQLSYVALLGILLFQPLIRKLWHPEKKWQRYLWDITSVSLAAQLTTFPLAIYYFHVFPTYFIFTNLLAIPSAFIIMSLGVPFLIFSSIPFVASVLGWLMEMAIRLLNYGIFGLQALPFAKMDKLYMSLTEMLLFWSILFFLFHWIEGRRKTQVLTVLCLVFVLGGFRLYLTIDRVSNDQVVIYDLKNGAVLDYLYNGQLYSIDWEADSTEIKYNVIPHRIKKMGMPVSKLAMLKAADNYIVALPGGNTLCLDKDTFQPKDLNHGQLYFWKNGKWRSHDEYDSKEPFSEGAIKITFNNKGSSL from the coding sequence ATGAAATTCAATGAATTTCCTTTTATTAGGTATACTGTTTTTTTTATTTGTGGAGTTCTATTGTATCCCCAAACTCGGGAGTTTATAGGGCCTTATTTACTACCAGGTTTGTCGCTTTTTTTTGGGGCTTACCTTGTACTAACCTTTGCCTATAAGCCTGAAAGAAAGCTTTATTTTCAAATTTCCCTACCTGTTCTTGCCTATTTGTGTTTGACTTTTTTAGGGATGTTTGTGGCTTCAACCAAGGATGTGGATTTGATGCAGGAGCATCTGATTCATTTCCCTGAGGTGAAAAATTACATTGCAGAGGTGCAGGAGGCGGATCAAGTCAAACCTAATAGTTTTGGGAATATGCTTGTAGTTTATGCAGTAGAAACAAGCGATGGTTGGCATCCTGCAAGTGGGAAAATTCAAATTTACCACCAATCTCCTGAACCATTGCTTCCTGAGACTACCTTATTGGTAAGTGGCCATCCACAAATAATTACTGCCCCCTCCAATCCTTCCATGTTTGATTATTCTGCTTACATGGCAAGGAAAGACGTTTATTTCAGTCAATTTATAGGGACAAGTTTCAAGGTGTTATCAGTGCCTGAAAAGGCTTCATGGTCTTCAAGGATCATTGCTTGGCGACTATACCTTGGGGATAAAATAGTGTCCTATATTAAAGATCCTTACGCTGTTCAAATTGCTACGGCCTTATTAATAGGGCAAAAGCAAGACTTGGATGACAATTTGAGAGAAGCTTATGCAACGGCTGGAGCCATGCATATATTAGCTGTTTCAGGATTGCATGTTGGGATTATCTATGGTTTCTTTTTTTTAATGTTCAAGCCAGGGAAGAAAAAAGGACTAAAAAGAGCGCTCTATTTGGCTGTCATTGTGATGATCATTTGGTTTTATGCAATTCTTACCGGGCTTTCTCCTTCAGTACTTAGGTCTGCTACCATGTTTACCTTTATTTGTCTGGCCCAAATGAACTCCCGAAACCCCTCTATATTTAATCCTCTGGCACTTTCTGCATTGGTATTGTTGGTTTACGATCCCTTTTTGATTTATGCCGTAGGGTTTCAATTGAGTTATGTTGCCTTGCTGGGAATTCTATTGTTTCAACCATTGATAAGGAAACTATGGCACCCTGAAAAGAAATGGCAGAGGTATCTTTGGGACATTACAAGTGTAAGTCTTGCTGCCCAGTTGACTACCTTTCCTCTTGCTATTTATTATTTTCATGTATTTCCTACCTATTTTATCTTTACCAACCTTTTGGCCATACCTTCAGCCTTTATTATCATGTCGTTGGGCGTTCCCTTTCTAATCTTTTCAAGCATACCTTTCGTGGCTTCTGTCTTAGGCTGGTTGATGGAGATGGCAATTCGTTTACTTAATTATGGGATTTTCGGGTTGCAAGCGCTCCCTTTTGCCAAAATGGATAAGTTGTACATGTCTTTAACCGAAATGTTACTGTTTTGGAGCATACTTTTTTTTCTTTTTCATTGGATAGAGGGTAGGAGAAAAACCCAAGTGCTAACCGTGCTTTGTTTGGTTTTTGTGCTGGGGGGATTTAGGCTTTATTTGACGATTGATAGGGTTTCAAACGACCAAGTGGTGATATATGATCTCAAGAATGGAGCGGTTTTGGACTATCTTTACAATGGTCAACTGTATTCAATAGATTGGGAAGCAGACTCGACTGAAATAAAGTACAATGTGATTCCCCACAGAATTAAGAAAATGGGTATGCCTGTCAGTAAACTTGCTATGTTGAAAGCAGCTGATAATTATATAGTTGCCTTACCAGGTGGAAATACCCTTTGTCTGGATAAAGATACATTTCAACCAAAAGATTTGAACCATGGACAATTGTATTTCTGGAAAAATGGAAAATGGAGGAGTCATGATGAATACGATTCAAAAGAACCATTTTCTGAGGGAGCCATTAAAATAACTTTCAACAATAAGGGTTCCTCCTTGTGA
- a CDS encoding GNAT family N-acetyltransferase, whose translation MNLAVRKITDKHLLEKAFQVRNLVFVKEQKVEADEEFDEHENAAIHFIVQDGDLAVGTARWRFTDNGVKLERFAVLKEYRGHGGGGMLVKAVLDDVLANPLSKNKTIYLHGQVTASGLYEKFGFVKKGDLFVECNIDHYLMQYMPG comes from the coding sequence ATGAATTTAGCAGTTAGAAAAATTACAGATAAGCACTTATTGGAGAAAGCTTTTCAAGTCAGGAATCTTGTGTTTGTCAAAGAACAAAAAGTAGAAGCCGACGAAGAGTTTGACGAGCATGAAAATGCAGCCATCCATTTCATAGTGCAAGATGGTGATTTGGCTGTAGGAACAGCTAGGTGGCGCTTTACAGATAATGGCGTTAAACTTGAAAGGTTTGCCGTATTAAAGGAATATAGAGGGCATGGTGGTGGAGGAATGTTGGTAAAAGCAGTCCTTGATGATGTCTTGGCCAATCCATTAAGTAAGAATAAAACGATATATTTGCATGGTCAAGTGACTGCCTCAGGTTTGTATGAAAAATTTGGATTTGTGAAAAAGGGTGACCTTTTTGTGGAATGCAATATCGATCATTACCTGATGCAGTACATGCCAGGATAA
- a CDS encoding PhoH family protein: MVEKVITLENISLLDFLGSENENIRQISAAFPQSKIVSRGNEIRIKGQAPEILKINDILNMLLEHFNRYGQMTPENVKEYIELEGTPKVKAESNNSIILYGNKGVIVRPKSPNQKKLVDSSFKNDLVFALGPAGTGKTYIAVALAVRALKNREVKRIIITRPAVEAGENLGFLPGDLQEKLDPYLRPIYDALGDMVPTEKLRFYQENRVIEIAPLAYMRGRTLHDAFVLLDEAQNTTSEQIKMFLTRMGPNSKVIITGDQSQVDLPSRQKSGLSESLRILNGVKGIGVVKLSGSDVVRHKLVKSIIEAYEKNEVEARPTK, translated from the coding sequence TTGGTAGAAAAAGTCATAACATTGGAAAATATTTCCCTCCTAGACTTCCTAGGATCGGAAAACGAAAATATCAGGCAGATTTCTGCGGCCTTTCCGCAAAGCAAAATTGTTTCCAGAGGCAATGAAATAAGAATCAAAGGACAAGCACCAGAGATTCTGAAAATTAATGATATCTTAAATATGCTTCTTGAGCATTTTAACAGGTACGGTCAGATGACTCCGGAGAATGTGAAAGAGTACATTGAGTTGGAAGGTACGCCAAAGGTGAAGGCTGAGAGCAACAATTCCATTATTCTCTACGGGAATAAGGGAGTGATCGTCAGGCCAAAATCACCCAATCAGAAAAAACTTGTAGACTCCTCATTTAAAAATGACCTTGTCTTTGCTTTAGGTCCCGCAGGTACGGGGAAAACATACATTGCTGTAGCGCTTGCTGTTAGGGCACTTAAAAACAGGGAAGTAAAAAGAATAATAATTACCAGACCTGCAGTAGAGGCTGGTGAAAATTTAGGTTTTTTACCTGGTGATTTGCAGGAAAAACTGGATCCTTACTTGAGACCTATATATGATGCTTTGGGGGATATGGTGCCTACTGAAAAATTAAGGTTTTATCAGGAAAATAGGGTGATTGAAATAGCGCCTTTGGCTTATATGAGAGGAAGAACCTTGCATGATGCCTTTGTCTTGTTGGATGAAGCCCAGAACACCACGTCTGAACAAATCAAAATGTTTCTGACCCGAATGGGGCCTAACTCAAAAGTAATCATCACTGGTGATCAATCTCAGGTAGATCTTCCTTCCCGTCAAAAATCCGGCCTTAGTGAGTCGCTACGTATTCTCAATGGTGTCAAGGGGATTGGTGTGGTGAAGCTTTCTGGAAGCGATGTGGTAAGGCATAAACTTGTGAAGTCTATAATAGAAGCTTACGAGAAAAATGAAGTTGAAGCCCGTCCAACCAAATGA
- a CDS encoding SAM hydrolase/SAM-dependent halogenase family protein, protein MALVTFISDFGNSDYYVPVVKAKMLSINPQLSIVDISHDIALYDIAHAAFLLRSTFNDFPKGTVHLVALNTTSSITDGYIGIKLNEHIFIGPNNGVLSMLADHDPGIIVKFSDIHIKNSSFPAKDILAPIAAKVASGAAIHDFGGPLQSIKKMMGRHFKASKKQIVGYVLRVDIYGNLITNIPKDVFDKLNPGKFEIVFGRESVHQLQTNYDEVEPGDCWAFFNSLGLLEIGINHGHGADLLGMRYDSPILVNFEV, encoded by the coding sequence ATGGCTTTGGTAACATTCATTTCGGATTTTGGAAACTCAGACTACTATGTACCAGTAGTCAAAGCCAAAATGCTGTCCATCAATCCCCAATTGTCTATTGTAGACATTAGCCATGATATTGCCCTATACGATATTGCCCATGCTGCTTTTTTACTACGCTCTACCTTTAACGATTTCCCAAAGGGAACTGTTCATTTGGTAGCCTTAAATACTACAAGTAGCATCACCGACGGCTATATAGGAATAAAATTAAACGAACATATTTTCATAGGTCCAAACAATGGTGTATTGAGTATGCTTGCGGACCATGATCCAGGAATAATTGTTAAATTTTCTGACATACATATTAAAAACAGTTCCTTCCCTGCGAAGGACATTCTAGCTCCAATAGCAGCTAAGGTAGCTAGTGGGGCAGCCATACATGATTTTGGAGGTCCCTTGCAGAGCATAAAAAAAATGATGGGCCGCCACTTCAAAGCGAGCAAGAAGCAAATTGTAGGTTATGTACTTCGGGTAGACATCTATGGCAATTTGATCACCAATATCCCTAAGGACGTTTTTGATAAATTAAATCCAGGTAAATTTGAGATTGTCTTTGGAAGGGAATCTGTACATCAACTTCAAACCAATTACGATGAGGTAGAGCCAGGAGATTGCTGGGCCTTCTTCAATAGTCTAGGTTTATTAGAAATCGGGATCAACCATGGTCATGGGGCAGATTTATTAGGCATGAGGTATGACAGTCCTATTCTGGTTAATTTTGAAGTTTAA
- a CDS encoding DUF4197 domain-containing protein, protein MKRLSKVLFVLVVFSMVGCTAAEVNKFLTAASESALTENEVGNGLKEALIKGVTEGADLASTTDGFFKNDLIRIALPEDVQRVEATLRNIGLGSEVDKVIMTINRGAENAAKEAKPIFIAAIKQMTITDAWNILKGQDDAATQYLQRTTTEKLTALFQPHVQESLDQVGATKYYGDLVGRYNSFPTTSRKLDPDLNAYVTQMAINGLFQLVAQEEKAIRENPAERTTALLKRVFAAQDSAGE, encoded by the coding sequence ATGAAGCGTTTATCAAAGGTACTTTTTGTACTAGTAGTTTTTTCGATGGTTGGTTGTACTGCTGCTGAAGTTAATAAATTTTTGACCGCAGCCAGTGAATCGGCACTTACAGAAAATGAAGTTGGGAATGGGCTTAAAGAAGCCTTGATAAAAGGGGTGACAGAAGGAGCCGATTTGGCATCAACTACAGATGGATTTTTTAAGAACGATTTGATAAGAATAGCATTGCCTGAAGATGTGCAACGTGTAGAGGCTACTCTCAGGAATATTGGTCTTGGGTCTGAAGTTGACAAGGTGATTATGACCATTAATAGGGGAGCAGAAAATGCAGCCAAAGAGGCCAAGCCTATCTTTATAGCGGCGATCAAGCAGATGACCATTACAGATGCATGGAATATTTTAAAAGGACAGGATGATGCTGCAACCCAATACTTGCAAAGAACCACTACAGAAAAATTAACGGCCCTATTTCAACCCCATGTTCAGGAATCATTGGATCAGGTGGGCGCTACTAAGTATTATGGAGACCTGGTAGGTAGGTACAATTCCTTCCCGACTACCTCCAGGAAATTAGATCCGGATTTGAATGCTTATGTTACGCAGATGGCTATCAATGGTCTTTTTCAACTTGTAGCCCAGGAAGAAAAAGCCATACGTGAAAACCCTGCAGAAAGGACTACAGCCCTGTTGAAAAGAGTTTTTGCTGCACAGGATAGTGCTGGGGAATAA
- a CDS encoding MBOAT family O-acyltransferase yields MIFGITINLLGIVFFKYTDFIIYNLNFVPDLSLGYLNLVLPLGISFYTFQQIAYLVDSYKGTKKEKDLFSYGLFVSFFPQLIAGPIVHHTEMMGQFRNPLLTKLNYDNLSRGLFVFMMGLAKKIVIADSFAQIANKGYANVSTLGSGEAWASSLAYSMQLYFDFSGYSAMAIGLGLLFNIRLPQNFNSPYKSLSIKEFWRNWHMTLSRFLRDYVYIPLGGNKKGNFRTSVNLMTTFLLGGVWHGAGWTFIFWGFLHGIALVIHREWSKLGMALPKIPALLLTFMFVNITWVFFRADSWSSSLEMLYKMFSKVPGTEGFYLVSNYYDLPVWIAGVVLLFVPNAIEMGRRLKPTLTYLLLNVLLFLLNVIYLNSIVKNDFLYFDF; encoded by the coding sequence TTGATTTTTGGTATAACCATCAATTTACTTGGTATAGTATTTTTTAAATACACCGATTTTATAATTTATAACCTGAACTTTGTTCCTGATCTCTCTCTAGGTTACCTCAATTTGGTTTTACCTCTCGGGATCTCATTTTATACTTTTCAACAAATCGCTTACCTGGTAGACAGTTATAAAGGAACCAAGAAAGAAAAAGACCTGTTTTCTTACGGTTTGTTCGTGTCTTTTTTTCCACAGTTAATAGCCGGGCCCATAGTGCACCATACCGAAATGATGGGGCAGTTCAGGAATCCCCTCCTGACAAAATTGAATTACGACAACCTCTCTCGGGGATTGTTTGTTTTCATGATGGGCTTGGCCAAGAAAATCGTAATTGCTGATAGTTTTGCTCAAATAGCTAACAAAGGATATGCCAACGTTTCTACTTTGGGTTCAGGAGAAGCATGGGCCTCCTCTCTTGCCTATTCGATGCAGCTTTATTTTGACTTTAGTGGGTATTCAGCCATGGCGATTGGCTTGGGACTATTGTTTAATATCAGACTTCCACAAAATTTTAATTCTCCCTACAAATCACTTAGTATTAAGGAGTTTTGGAGAAACTGGCACATGACATTAAGTAGGTTTCTCAGAGATTATGTATATATCCCTTTAGGAGGGAATAAAAAAGGCAATTTCAGAACAAGTGTTAACCTAATGACAACCTTCCTCTTAGGAGGGGTATGGCACGGTGCAGGCTGGACATTTATTTTCTGGGGTTTTTTGCATGGTATAGCATTGGTGATTCATAGGGAATGGTCTAAACTTGGGATGGCTTTGCCAAAGATCCCAGCTCTTTTGTTAACATTTATGTTTGTAAACATTACTTGGGTGTTTTTTAGAGCTGATTCATGGAGTAGCTCCCTAGAAATGTTGTATAAAATGTTCAGTAAAGTGCCCGGTACGGAAGGGTTTTATCTGGTAAGTAACTACTATGACCTTCCAGTATGGATAGCAGGAGTGGTCTTGCTTTTTGTTCCAAATGCCATTGAAATGGGTAGGAGGCTTAAACCTACCCTTACTTATTTGCTACTTAATGTATTGTTGTTTTTGCTAAATGTGATTTACTTAAACTCCATTGTTAAAAATGACTTTTTATATTTTGACTTTTAG
- a CDS encoding AI-2E family transporter — MQLSFQKAFYALAFVFLLLFAMVLAKSVLISLCFALLLSFILHPLHNILMRKGVPIILAAILVLLTFFLIILGVFTFFSAEIISLSDELTNFGDKLMNLFSDSIVYLNENVSFLGNLEKDKVLSDAKTWAKDGATEILGTTFSSTTSFFTGLFTTIIYTFLFLIYKEGLVSAFKRFAPENKKSEYHHMLKKIQLVGQKYLSGMLTLIIILGFANSTGLWIIGLDNPFLFGFLAASLSIIPYVGTTLGASIPVLYAFMSKDELWVPIAVAIMFWLIQVIESNFLSPKVVGNSVNVNALAAILSLIIGASVWGVAGMILFLPFAAMLKVVCDHYEPLQPLGMLLGDDQFNDKSSNSRSWFSKIKDKF; from the coding sequence ATGCAACTCTCCTTTCAAAAAGCCTTTTATGCGCTTGCTTTTGTCTTTCTGCTTTTATTTGCCATGGTTTTGGCAAAAAGTGTACTGATATCTTTATGTTTTGCCCTTTTGCTTTCCTTTATTCTTCACCCTTTACATAATATACTTATGCGCAAGGGTGTGCCTATTATTCTCGCTGCAATTCTGGTCCTCTTGACCTTCTTTCTGATAATTTTGGGTGTTTTCACCTTTTTCTCAGCAGAGATAATTTCACTCTCAGATGAATTAACAAATTTCGGAGATAAGTTGATGAATCTATTTTCTGATTCTATTGTCTATTTGAATGAAAACGTCAGCTTTTTAGGCAACCTAGAAAAAGATAAAGTCCTTTCTGATGCCAAAACCTGGGCCAAGGACGGCGCAACGGAAATTTTGGGCACTACTTTTAGTAGCACAACCAGTTTTTTCACCGGACTTTTCACTACAATTATTTATACCTTTTTATTCCTGATTTACAAAGAAGGACTTGTATCTGCCTTTAAACGTTTCGCCCCGGAAAATAAAAAATCAGAGTACCACCACATGCTTAAAAAAATCCAGTTGGTCGGTCAAAAATATCTATCTGGCATGCTGACACTAATCATTATACTTGGTTTTGCCAACAGTACAGGTCTTTGGATTATAGGTCTAGACAACCCTTTCCTATTTGGCTTTTTAGCAGCCTCTCTATCCATAATACCTTATGTAGGCACCACTCTTGGCGCAAGCATCCCGGTTCTCTATGCCTTTATGTCTAAGGATGAGTTATGGGTTCCCATAGCTGTGGCGATTATGTTTTGGCTTATTCAAGTAATTGAAAGTAACTTCTTAAGTCCAAAAGTGGTAGGAAATAGTGTTAATGTAAATGCCCTGGCCGCCATATTAAGTTTAATTATAGGTGCTTCAGTTTGGGGTGTAGCAGGAATGATACTGTTCCTGCCTTTTGCAGCCATGCTCAAGGTTGTTTGCGATCATTACGAACCACTACAACCACTAGGCATGCTATTGGGAGATGATCAATTCAATGATAAAAGTAGCAATTCACGCTCTTGGTTCTCAAAAATAAAGGACAAGTTTTAA